The nucleotide window GTTGTTATTTTGAGATCACTGTATTTGTTTATTCCTAATGACGAAGTCAAACTTTTTTCTCTTTTATCAAATAATTTGTCGACTGCTTTGTCTCGTTCTTCTTTTGATAATTTCTTTTCATCCAAACTGAATAAGTTTGTTACTAATTCGTTATTGGTACTTTCGAAATAGCTTTTTTCCTCTTCGTTTAATACAATTCCATACGTTTTGTTAAGTTCATTCAATAAGGAAATTTTATTTAATCCTTGTGCAAATGAAAGGGGCGAAATTAATAGTATTACAATTAAAAACACTTTGATGATTAATTCTTTCATGATTTAATACTTTATAAGATTATTACTTGAGTGAACTAATGCGGATTTTATCCCAAATTGAGATATAGTGGTTTTAATTTTGGTTTTGAAGTGTAAATATATGAAAATTAATCGGTTAAAAGGTCGGGTCTTCTGTTTTTGGTATGCTCGTAGGCGGTGTCTTCTCGCCATTTGTCAATTTTTGCAGCGTGACCGCTCAATAAAACATCGGGAACTTTCCATCCTTTGTAATCGGCAGGGCGTGTGTAGATAGGACCTGAGAGCAAACCATCCTGAAAACTGTCTGTCAATGCCGAAGTCTCATCACTCAAAACGCCCGGAATCAATCGGATTAAGGCATCAGATAAAACCAAAGCACCCAATTCTCCTCCAGAAAGCACATAATCGCCTATGGAAATTTCTTTGGTAATAAAATGGTCGCGTACTCGTTGGTCAACACCTTTATAATGTCCGCACAAAATGATAATGTTTTGATACATTGACATTTTGTTGGCCATTTTTTGGTCTAATGTTTCGCCATCGGGGGACATATATATGATTTCGTCATATTCTCTTTCACTTTTCAAATGTGTGATACAGGCATCTATTGGTTGCACGGTCATAACCATTCCGGCGCCACCGCCAAAAGGGTAATCGTCAACGCTTTTTTGTTTGTTGGTCGTATAATCTCTTAAATTATGAATGTGTACCTCCACAAGGCCTTTGTCTATGGCGCGTTTCATAATCGAAGCTTCAAAGGGACTTCTTAATAATTCGGGTAATACGGTAATAATATCGATTCTCATTGTGCATTTTTAGGAACGGCAAAGGTACAATTTTTTTAACCGAAAAGTTCGCAAAGTCTTAGCTATGTTCGCAAAGCCTAGCGAACTTTGCGTAATTCTTTGTGAACTTTGCGGTTAATTTTTATCAATAAAAAGTGTTGACTAACTAAAACTCCATTCCTTGTAACTCAGTTCTTTTTCGATTTTTTCTTCAATTTTCTCCGAGAGTTTTTCGTTGAAATTGATACCTGTAATTTGTTCAATGTCATCAATGGTTGTGGCAAAAGTGTAAAGAGGCGCATCCGACTTTTCATTGGGAACCAAAAAAGGAATCATGACCAATTTATCGTGCTGAACCCGAACTATAATTTTATAAAAATAATCGGGAACAGAAACTTCTTCGTCACCAATGGTAACCAGATTGTCATGCAAAATGCTTCCAGTTACTATAAAAATAGCTTTGTATTTATCTGCCCAATAGCGAATTTTTTGTTCCAGCCGATTCCATACTCCTGCATTGAAAGCTCTGTTTTGCGGAGCCACATTCGAAGTGAGAAACGTTTCGTTATAAGCTTCTTCAGAAAATTTCATGTCGGCGGCAGGAACCAAATGACCTTTGTCGTAGCCAGTGTCTTTGTAGTTTTTCCAGTGCGCCGATTCGGTATCTACCAAAGGATCTTGTTTGAAATAAGGTCTTTCAAAATGATGTTGAAACTGGGAATCCGCCGTCAGATAATAGGCCGCCCATTCCGCCTGCTCATGTTCTTCAGAATATGATAAAAAGAAATGTTTGTGTTTGATGATGCTCATAAAGCCATTGTTTTTTATGACTATCCGCTAATCGGACCAAAAAAAGTATTGTTTTTTTTACCATTAAGATATTAAGAAAATTAAGTTTTTAGCCTTAATGAACCTTAATATCTTAATGGTTTAAAAAGAAAAATAACTTTATTTTTTTGAATATTTTCTAGCTAAACTCCAAACTGTCTCAGATGGTGGTCTGTATGTCTCCACATCAATTTATCCCAATCTTCATAAGTCATTTTTCCCCAAAAAGGATGATACAATACCTTGATCGTTTGTGTGCCTTTTGCAAATTGGCTGAAATTTTCGGCAAATTCTTTTCGGCTGGTTTCAAAATCATAAGAACCTTCACATTTTAATTCTTTGGCAGTTGGACTGTTTTTTCCAAAATCACTGTTGAAAGCTTTGTTTTTTATCATTCTGCCCAAAAGACGCAACAGAAAGTTTATCTTAAGTTCTTTTTGTCCAAAGGCAACTTGCATAGCAGCGTTGCAATGCTGACACATTTGGTCTACTGTCATCTTACCCCAAAGCGATTTGCTATCAGGTGAAAGGGAATTGATTCTGGCGATTATAGCCTCATTATCTGCAGTATTATATATTGAACCCATATTTTTTTTGATTTAAAGTGACAAACAAATATACTGTAAAAAAGCATTTTTTTTTTG belongs to Flavobacterium gilvum and includes:
- the trmD gene encoding tRNA (guanosine(37)-N1)-methyltransferase TrmD, which encodes MRIDIITVLPELLRSPFEASIMKRAIDKGLVEVHIHNLRDYTTNKQKSVDDYPFGGGAGMVMTVQPIDACITHLKSEREYDEIIYMSPDGETLDQKMANKMSMYQNIIILCGHYKGVDQRVRDHFITKEISIGDYVLSGGELGALVLSDALIRLIPGVLSDETSALTDSFQDGLLSGPIYTRPADYKGWKVPDVLLSGHAAKIDKWREDTAYEHTKNRRPDLLTD
- a CDS encoding DUF1569 domain-containing protein — encoded protein: MGSIYNTADNEAIIARINSLSPDSKSLWGKMTVDQMCQHCNAAMQVAFGQKELKINFLLRLLGRMIKNKAFNSDFGKNSPTAKELKCEGSYDFETSRKEFAENFSQFAKGTQTIKVLYHPFWGKMTYEDWDKLMWRHTDHHLRQFGV
- a CDS encoding DNA/RNA non-specific endonuclease encodes the protein MSIIKHKHFFLSYSEEHEQAEWAAYYLTADSQFQHHFERPYFKQDPLVDTESAHWKNYKDTGYDKGHLVPAADMKFSEEAYNETFLTSNVAPQNRAFNAGVWNRLEQKIRYWADKYKAIFIVTGSILHDNLVTIGDEEVSVPDYFYKIIVRVQHDKLVMIPFLVPNEKSDAPLYTFATTIDDIEQITGINFNEKLSEKIEEKIEKELSYKEWSFS